CATCCTTCCACCCTCCCTTCAGGCCTACGACCAGCCTTCCGCagccagatgccctccagatgtgggggtgatgggaactgcagtccaacacatctggaaggcgccaggttaagTTAGGCTTCTCTAGGCCCAATTCGAACCTGTTTTTCCTCAAGCAAATAAACCTTAGTTTCACCTCACAGTATCTCCTGCACTGATGTCTTCCACATTCCATGACTGACTGTTCTTCCCCATCAGTTAGGATGTGTGGCGTTAGaatctgtgatgtcacagaagctTGGCCAATGGCAGGGCTTGCTTGCAGGCAACTGAATGTTTTCATtcccatttcattttcttttcttttcttcccgaAGCATTTGAATGTGGAGTTCCCCAATAtggaagccctgctggatcattaCTCTGGGATTCAGGGGGGCCTCTTCTGCTCCCTGGCCACAGGCCGGATCAATCACTCTTACGAGGAGCAAGACGGCATGGCGGACGACGCCTGGCGGGAAGAGCGAAGTCGCCGGCAGGCCTCGTGGCTCTACGGCGCCAGTAGATCTCTGGCTGTCCAGCAGGAACTGGGCTAATGAGCTGCAAAACACGGTCCAGGCTTTCTTCTCCTGCCATCCGCATAGAATTGTACTCGCTCTTTTGTGGTGTTGCAAGCTACATGGCGCCTTCGCCCTTCAGCACCCTCCTGTTCTGATGTGGTAGAGTCTGTCCCTCTGGTACGGGCCCAGTAGAACATGAATGTCAACAGCAAATGTGTCTTAACGTTTTCTAGCCAAAGGTCCCCATTGTGTTGACGCCCGAGGCCAGTAAGGTGCAGGGCTGAGCCCTTTTCATCGCTCTGGTACTTCAGGGATATATTTGCGTGTTAATCTCATCAGTAGACTGCAAGTGTGTGGGTGGGGTATGCACCAGGAGCTTGCGGGGGCCTCCAAATGGTTTGGCTTCCGACTCTcactagctatgctggctagggcggACGGgacttgtaagccaaaacatctggagggccacgaatTGCCCAGCTgtggtagacacacacacacgcatcagGGCCCTGTTACATCAACCAGGCTTACTCCTGAGTTGACCTGTGTAGGTTTGCCCTGCCAATCCTTTTCATGGCCCCACCTGAGTCTGCAAAGGGGCGTCTTTTGATGACAATAAAGCCCCCAAAGTGAGGCTTTGATGAGAATGTTTGTTGTCGTCCTTCTGATTTTTCCTTACAGTTGGTGCCATTCATGTTTtcatcttccttttaaaaaatattgtaacAGTTGAATATGCCAGAGTGCAAAACTGCACGTCTTTGGGTCGTGTGTGGAAAGTATTTGTGTCGATCCGTTTGCATCTCTTGCAGTCCCTAAACGCTAGTAGTGGTGGTTTAATCTTCCTTTTGGACCTTCATGTGCCTGCTGCAACCGAGATTTTATggaaagaaatgtatttatttatttaatttataactGTTTCTCTGCCAAAAAAGGAAAAGTGCCGGAAGCTGCCAGTCATAAGAACTGGCTAAACTCCCCCTCACCATCCTGCAAaatcttaaaattaaaaaaataaattttaaaaaaacaccccacgaTTTACATATGTATGTGAGCATGGCTACAGAACTATTATTTATTGATGGTGAAAATACGTtccttatattttaaatgtttatatatagATGTTCTGCAAATATATTTGTATTCCAAAACAATCGTGGTTTGTGCGTGATTTGGGAAGCGGGGGAGGCTGGAGAGGGCTTAAAGGCCTAGGCCCTTCCGCTCCTATGGCAACCATCGACCAACTCTGGGTTCCATTGGCCGGGTCTGGGCCGCAGCTATGCTGATTGGCTGCCCGGGAGCCAGACGAGGAGCGGCGATTGATTGCCGGCAGAGCGAGTGTCAGAGTTGTCTGTCTCCGATTGGCTTCTGGTGACGGAGGGCGGGCTTTGGCCTTCTACGCGCACGCACgttgctgctgtctccttctCTAGTTGGCTGGGAGGCGGCTTCCGCCCCGCCTTCTCGATGGCGGCCTCGACCGTTGATTGGCGGCCGCGGAGATTCATTTCCGGGTCGTCCTGCCAGCGGAGAAGGAAGATGGCGGCGGCGGGTAGCGCGCTGGGTCTACGGCGGAGGAGGAAGAGCGGcgggatggcggcggcggcggccgtgtTGGTGCTGGTGGCCCTGGCGGGCCTGGCCCGGGGCGCGGCCGGGAGCGGAGGGTCCCGCACGCTCgtgctgctggagaacatgaaccTCAAGGACACCCACTCGCTCTTCATGCGCAGCCTGGCAGGtccgagggaggggaggggaggggaggcagcttCTGCCCTCACAAGGGCCCTGGCTGGCAGGCAGCCAGCCCCAACCGGTCGCCCTCCAAGAgtcccatctccctccccccccccccgagcctgcATATAAAGGTGCTTGGGCTGCACCCAGCCTGCACCTAGGGTTATTTGTATTGCAAACACCGTCATCCCCAGGCCGTTTTCTGTTGGGAGATGAGCCGGGCTTGATGGGCGAAGGGGCCCTGCGCCAGCCGTGGACCTTCCACGCTTGCCTTCTGCTAGCGGGGCCAGGCAGATGCTTCTGCTCGGAGCAAGCAATACCGAGGGGCTGAGGGGACCAGTGCTCTGACTTGCATTAATCCTGCTAGTTATTGGGAAGGCCTGTGCATCTGGGGGCTGAGCCCACGCACGGTATGGTGCCCGGTAGCACGAAGGATTCTTCACCCCTGTGCTCGGTGTCAATTCTtgcatggtgtgtgtatgtgtggtatcAGAGCAGGATTCTATAGTCAGAACTCCTTgacagctgccttgagtgccttttTCTTGGTGTAAAGATGAGGTACAAATCGATTTATTAATAATCGAATTTTTCAAAATGCGACTGTTGTAATCTTGAGGCACACAGCAGAAACAGCATAACGTGTGAGCTGGTTTTCCTTTCTATGCCTTATCGATGTGCTCATgatgtaatctctctctctctctctcttttcctcctttccttgtcTCTAGATAGGGGCTTTGATCTCACCTTCAGGACTGCTGATGACCCTGGACTGTCTCTCATTAAATATGGAGAGTTCCTGTATGACAACCTCATCATATTTTCTCCATCTGTAGAAGGTAAGGCATGATCTTTGCAGAAACGGAATGTTGTAGAGGAATTGCCAGTGGAAAACCTATGCGTGTTTCCTcagttaagtgtgcataggattgcagcaatgTTTGGAGGCATCTTTTCAATTGTTCCTGTTTATATTCAACTTACTGAGTTGGAAGTTTTCTAAATTTCCAGTCTGTTATTACAGCTTCCAAGTTAGCAATGTAtcgaatgaaagaatgaatgaaattaATGCCAAGCTTGGAGGTATGCTTTTTATAAGCAGGTGAGGCGAGTTAATATCGGTGGAACGTGTGCATAAATGTCCACACGTTAAGCATCCCGGGCGTTTTGTTTCAGATTTTGGAGGCAACATCAATGTGGAGACAATCGCTGCTTTTATCGACGGAGGTGGAAGCGTCCTAGTGGCGGCCAGTTCGGATATAGGTCAGTAACGTGGACTTCATCGCGTAGAGGTTTGGGGCTGGAAAGAGAACTGAGAGGCTCCCCCACCACAGACAGGGAGCTTCTCCCTGGGTCAGCAGCTTTGTTTGGTGGTTGTGTTGAGACCCGTGGGGCTGCCTGCCGTCACACCAGTTTAGAAGCTGCTGCATTCAGTTAAACAAAAGCACCATCCTACAATGGGACTCGCTCTGCAAATCTCGCCTCCCCCCTTGCTCTGCGTAGGTTATTTCCTTGTAGGGAGAGAGAATGGTTTCTGGTTGTGGTGTCTTGTTGATGGTAGAAATCTAATTAGATGCCAGGTCACAGCGACTCTAATTATAAGCTGTTTCCCCCtttccacatttccccccttcttaggTGACCCTCTTCGAGAGCTGGGAAGCGAATGTGGGATCGAGTTTGATGAAGAGAAGACGGCAGTCATCGACCACCACAACTACGATATCTCTGACCTGGGCCAGGTGAGCAGAGGCTTTTACAGGTTCCGGCCATCTGTACCTTGTGGCGCTGCCAGCAGAGTAACGTTAGGGTACATCTGCCGATGAAAGAAACCCTTTTAATCAGCTAAAATGTGATTCCTGTTTAATTAGGCAGTACTTTAAGTTGTTAACTTCTTGCAAAAACTGTGCATCGTGTCTAGGAAGGAGCGTTTCCCCTGCACTGCTTCTATTATTGTATTAGTCACGTGCGTTCAGATAGAATCtctcaattaattaattaattaattaataagaacTCATTTGAATGATTGGCTGTGGTTTCTTGAGTTGGGTGATGTTCCTGATACGGAGGCAGAGCACCAGCAGCCACTGCCTGCGTTCAGACGAGCGTATCTCAGCTTAATAAATTGAGATACGTGTGAGCTTTTTGTGCATGCACAGTTGGCTCTCGGTTTaacatcctggcttgttctgaagctggtaaCCATCGTTTCCCGGTTCggacaaaatgggaaactataATTGATTGGAGACTTTTGCATTTCGTTCAGGTgtgctgtggtggtggggaaggactTTATGTCAGCCTATTAAATTGAGATGTGATCAACAGAATGCATCCACCGTCTGCTCCTCAGAAAAATTGGGAGGCAGGGGAGATTGGAGAGCCCCTGCTGCCCCCATTTTGGGGGCTGGGAGGCAGTGGATTGCTGCTCCTCCTGGAGGTGAATCAGGGCAGAAGGAGGCCATGGGAATGGAGTGTGGACTGCAGCTCACGGCCGGCTAACAGAGGCCTCTTGCCTACCCCTGCAGCACACCCTCATTGTGGCAGATTCTGAGCATCTCCTGAAAGCTCCTACGATTGTGGGAAAGAGGCCACTGAACCCCATCCTCTTCAGGGGTGTCGGGTAAGTCTGCTGCTGCGCACGGCCTGAAGCCTAGGGGTCTGGGTTTGCCCCAAGTGGCTCTGCTACATGCCAGCTTTTGGCTTCTTCCCAACTGGACGGGGAAACGAGCCCTTCCGTTCTTAAATATAAGCAACAAGGAAACCACGGCCTCCTTTTCAGCAGGCTTTTATCAAGCGCTCTTTAAAAGGATCTCATTAAATTCATAGCTCCCCTCCCATACTTGCACTTCAAGGGATGCTGGGGTGCCTTGGAGGGGCCCCTTCCCACTTCGCAAGCTGTGGGGGAGCTCCTGGCCGCTTCCAATTGTGGCTAATTTTCTCTGCAGGATGGTGGCTGATCCCGACAATCCTCTTGTCCTGGACATCTTGACAGGCTCCTCGACTTCGTATTCCTTCTTCCCTGATAAACCCATCACGCAGGTAtggggcaggagccctgccttttgcTCTGTTGAAATGACGGCCACCCCAGGAGTCTACATCCGTCCTCCTACGCTTAGTACAACTTGTGCTGGGTTAGGTTTGGGCTCCTGCAGCAGCTTCATGCCAGAGCATTTGCCTGGATTTTTGCGGCTCGTGTTCTGCTCCAGTCCTCTTTATCTACACCCAAGTTTCATAGACTATAAATTCGGAAGTGCTACAGAGCTCTTCCCTTCAGCCTTTGCAGCAATCTTGTGGAGGAGGTAGTTTATTCCCATTTTATATGTTGGGCAGGAGAGAggcagagagtgagtgagtgagtgaatgcaATTTTCCTTGAGTGCCTTGCTTTTAACAAATATTTTAGCAAGGATCTTAGAAATAAAAAGACACATGTGATGATTGACCCGTCAGAAAAGCTGCCCCCAGTGAAAGAAGCCAGCTCTAGAGTCTGTGGCTACCCAGTGGTTCtgtcactgtctctctctctcttcttagtACCCACATGCCGTTGGGAAGAACACCCTCCTGATCGCTGGTCTCCAGGCCCGAAATAACGCCCGCGTCGTCTTCAGCGGCTCCCTGGATTTCTTCAGTGACGCCTTCTTCAACTCTGCCGTGCAAAAAGCCACCCCTGGATCCCAGAAGTACGTGATGTGGCGTTTGCATGCCTGATTGCTGGTGCAAAGGCACAGATTTGTCCTTCTGCACTGGAGTTGAATTACTTGGGGTTTGCCGTGTCCGTTGAGCAAACGAAACTCATTTTCTTGCAGCGGGCGGAGGAGTTCATCCATCCGATGCAGAAAATGACTGTTGTGGTAAATATCCCAGGTCCCTTTCACAGGCTTCTAATTCTTGCCACTTCTCCTGTAATTCAGGTACTCCAAAACCGGGAATTACGAGCTGGCCATGGCCTTGTCCCACTGGGTGTTCAAGGAGGAAGGTGTCCTGCGTGTGGGAGAGGTGTCTCACCATCGTGTAGGGGAGGCTGTGCCGCCCAGTGCCTACACCGTCACCGACCTAGTGGTGAGATTGCAGCATGCCCTCTGCCCGCAGGGCTTGGTCCCCTTCCCGCCTGCCTCTGGGTGTTTCAACGGGGTCTCTCTCTGAACAGGAGTACAGCATCGTAATTGAAAAGCTCTCCGACGGGAGGTGGATCCCCTTCGATGGCGATGATATCCAGCTCGAGTTTGTCCGCATCGACCCATTTGTGAGGACTTTTCTCAAGAGGAACGGTGAGCTGGCTCCTGCTTCCTATCGTGCAACGTCTCCCAGCTTTGCAAAGGAGTCTGTTAATTCCTCGCTTCTTAAAAACATGCTATGCGCACCTGCACCACTTCCACTATATTCATTTTCCGACAAGGGGAAGCAGACATCTCTGCTCCCTTTTCAAAAACAATCTTTCTTGCCTCATGTGAGCAAGTCTCGAAAACGGTAACAACTCAGAAATTTGCGGGGGTGTTTTTTCGCAGCGATGTTGGGAAGGACAGAAGTTCGATTTGCATTGAGATGCGTTGACACATGTAAGCTGAGGATTTGGCAGTACGGGGAACAAGGGCTGTCTTGCAGATGCAACTCCCCCGCTCCAAAGCTCCTACTTCTGTTGGCAAATTTCACTTTTTCTTGCGCGGGGGCCGTAAATTGCTATGAAACCTGAAACGTGTTTGGCTCCTAGGAGGCAAGTACAGCGTCCAGTTCAAACTGCCCGACGTCTACGGCGTGTTCCAGTTCAAAGTAGATTACAACCGGCTGGGCTACACCCACCTGTACTCCTCCACGCAGGTAAGCGAGGGCAGTGGTGGCTCAGTCCTTGTGAGAAGAGCTGCAGGCCAAAGGCTTACGGGCGAGGCAGAGCGGCTTCTGATGGGCCCCAGTATGAATTCCTGTCTTGGTCCTCTGCTGCTCAGAGCAGCTAGCAGCTAAAATGCAGGCGCTCATGAGAACTGCAAGGCCTGGTTTTCGTTGTTGAAACGGTGTGCTAATGGGCCTGGGCAGTCCTGCCTTGCAGGAGCAGGGCAGCCTTCCCCTGCTCTGCTGGGCGTGAGGCCTGGCCGCTTCCTGAGGCCCCTGTTCGCACCAGCTGAGGTTCGGAGCAGACACTGGCCTGGTCCCTCCGAAGCCTCACGTCTCTCTTTGTCGTGCTTGTTCCCCCTCCTTGCCAGGTGTCTGTGCGGCCCCTCCAGCACACACAGTACGAGCGCTTCATCCCCTCGGCGTATCCCTACTACGCCAGTGCCTTCTCCATGATGGTGGGCCTCTTCCTGTTCAGCATCGTCTTCCTGCAcatgaaagagaaggagaaatctGACTGAGGGTCtccccagaggaggaggaggaggaggaggaggaggaggggcaagagCGGGGCTTCTTCCGAGACATTCGTCCCGAGCACCGGGGCCACGGAATCAAATTCTGGCGTCTGGCGTCTGCAGGCTCCTAGGGACCAggagctggggggcgggggggcccGAGATGCCTCGAAGAGGGGGAGGGATCAACCCCGTAATGGACTCTATGGAATGCATGTGGCCACTGTCAACATTTCCCAAGTGTTTTCACCTACCCTGTTTTCATTTCGAAATTAATTTTTTCCAAAATAAAGAGGCGATTTCCCCCTCACCCTTACAGTGATGGTCATTACTTCAGTGTTGTATTTCTTGATGGAACAGGCAGTTTAAGGACTTGGTGAGCCCAGTCCCAAGCCAAGCTCCTAGGGGGCCAAGGCAGGGCATTGGTGCAAAAATACGTCTTCCAGAACAAAGTGCCAGGTCAATGAAAGGTAGCGGATTGCCAAGGTCATAGGCTTGAAGGGCCACGAAACCGAGCACAGTGCACTCCCGGATGGGTCTCCTCAGAAAGTAGGCCTCAATGCTAGATAAGTGAGTATGGGATTCAATGTCACACGCTCGCAAACTGGTCACAGTTCTGAGTAACAGctgcattttgtatatttttttaaaatagtgagtTGTCAGACATTACTCATTTCCTTCTTGTTCCTATTGGTCCTGGGACGTATGTGTGGGGCAGATGTGGGTAACCCCTGTAGCCGTCACCTCCCCTGATAAGAGTCCAATGTGAGTGTCTGCAAACCCTCCTTCCCCGTTTCATTTTAAGGGTCAGACTTAGGATGACTTCAGCATCAAGGCAGCCTCTTCTTTGCAAATaccacccctctcctcctcccatttttGGTACCATTTTCCCTGATGAAGAGATTTGGAGAACAGGCGGCGTCTTGTGCCCTGATGAAAGGCATAGCAGCAGAAGGCGCTTTGGATTCCCCCCCTTGTGGCTTGCAGCCGCTGCCTTTGCTTTCCGTGCAGTGAAAGGTTTTGCAGGGGCCAATGGCAGGGGATGCTGGGCGGGGTTAGACGGGTGGAAGCTCGGCTAGGACCCAGCCCTGCCCCGCACATGGCGCCGGGCGCCTCCCACGACAGCCGGACGTGGCTGCCTCCGTCCTTCGCTCCGCCTCTTTGGAGCCGGAGGGGGCGTggctgcgtgcgtgcgtgcgcccGCCGGCCCTGCCTTTCGCGACAGCCGTGGTGCGCGGGGGCTGCTTTCCGGCCGCCGCGGAGGCAGCAGAGGCGTCGGGCGACCCGGGCTGGCTGCTTCCGAGGCTGGGCTCCGCTGCCGGCCGCGCCGGGCCTCCTGCCATGCTGCTGACGGTGTTCTGCCTGCGGCGGGACCGCTCCGAGCTCACCTTCTCGCTGCAGGTGGACGCGGACTTCGAGCTGCAGAACTTCCGCGCCCTCTGCGAGCTCGAGTCCGGCATCCCCGCCGCCGAGAGCCAGGTCAgcgggggggctgggggggagggggcggagccAGGGGTCGGTGGGGGGGCTCCTGGAGCGCGGGGGGCGCGCGCGTTAccactcccatcgtccccagccacGGTGGATTGTGGGAGTCGTAGTCTGGATCctttggagggcgccaggttgggagaGTCtcccaacccccatcatccccagtcaggaGGTACTGTGGGAGTCATAGTCCGAAGCCTTTGAGGGGGGCCACTAGATGgggcagcctccagatgttgatacgtgctcaactcccatcatccccagccagtatgaccgcTGGCAACTGATTGTGGGAACA
The nucleotide sequence above comes from Elgaria multicarinata webbii isolate HBS135686 ecotype San Diego chromosome 20, rElgMul1.1.pri, whole genome shotgun sequence. Encoded proteins:
- the DDOST gene encoding dolichyl-diphosphooligosaccharide--protein glycosyltransferase 48 kDa subunit, yielding MAAAGSALGLRRRRKSGGMAAAAAVLVLVALAGLARGAAGSGGSRTLVLLENMNLKDTHSLFMRSLADRGFDLTFRTADDPGLSLIKYGEFLYDNLIIFSPSVEDFGGNINVETIAAFIDGGGSVLVAASSDIGDPLRELGSECGIEFDEEKTAVIDHHNYDISDLGQHTLIVADSEHLLKAPTIVGKRPLNPILFRGVGMVADPDNPLVLDILTGSSTSYSFFPDKPITQYPHAVGKNTLLIAGLQARNNARVVFSGSLDFFSDAFFNSAVQKATPGSQKYSKTGNYELAMALSHWVFKEEGVLRVGEVSHHRVGEAVPPSAYTVTDLVEYSIVIEKLSDGRWIPFDGDDIQLEFVRIDPFVRTFLKRNGGKYSVQFKLPDVYGVFQFKVDYNRLGYTHLYSSTQVSVRPLQHTQYERFIPSAYPYYASAFSMMVGLFLFSIVFLHMKEKEKSD